One genomic region from Haloterrigena gelatinilytica encodes:
- the hemB gene encoding porphobilinogen synthase: protein MDLTHRPRRLRRDRVRGLVSETSLEPTDLIAPVFVDATTDERVPIESMPGHERVPIDEAVARVEEVLETGVEAVMLFGIPESKDPEGTRAWADDGVIQEALRRITSETDAYVITDVCLCEYTDHGHCGPLEEELRSEGGVAEDGPGCEPTLTVDNDATLEALEEIVTSHARAGADMVAPSGMMDGMVGTIRDALDGAGYEHVPIMSYAAKYESAFYGPFRDAADGAPSFGNRRHYQMDPANSREAMREVRLDAEQGADVMMVKPALPYLDIVSAVRREFDHPVAAYNVSGEYAMLHAAAEKGWLDLEEVALESLLSIKRAGADLILTYFAEDVARRLPAGR from the coding sequence GCGAGACGAGCCTCGAGCCGACCGATCTGATCGCGCCGGTGTTCGTCGACGCGACGACCGACGAGCGGGTGCCGATCGAGTCGATGCCGGGCCACGAGCGGGTGCCGATCGACGAGGCCGTCGCCCGCGTCGAGGAAGTCCTCGAGACGGGCGTCGAAGCCGTCATGCTGTTCGGCATCCCTGAATCGAAGGATCCCGAAGGAACCCGCGCGTGGGCCGATGACGGCGTTATTCAGGAGGCGCTTCGTCGGATTACGAGCGAGACCGACGCCTACGTCATCACCGACGTCTGCCTCTGCGAGTACACCGACCACGGCCACTGCGGCCCCCTCGAGGAGGAACTCCGGAGCGAAGGCGGCGTCGCCGAGGACGGCCCCGGCTGCGAGCCGACGCTGACCGTGGACAACGACGCGACCCTCGAGGCGCTCGAGGAGATCGTTACCTCGCACGCCCGTGCGGGCGCAGACATGGTCGCACCCAGTGGCATGATGGACGGCATGGTCGGGACGATCCGCGACGCCCTCGACGGCGCGGGGTACGAACACGTCCCGATCATGAGCTACGCGGCCAAGTACGAGAGCGCCTTCTACGGCCCCTTCCGGGACGCCGCCGACGGCGCGCCCTCGTTCGGCAACCGACGGCACTACCAGATGGACCCCGCGAACTCCCGGGAAGCCATGCGGGAGGTCCGCCTCGACGCCGAGCAGGGCGCGGACGTGATGATGGTCAAACCGGCCCTCCCCTACCTCGACATCGTCAGCGCCGTGCGACGGGAGTTCGACCACCCCGTCGCCGCCTACAACGTCTCCGGCGAGTACGCGATGCTCCACGCCGCCGCCGAGAAGGGGTGGCTGGATCTCGAGGAAGTGGCCCTCGAGTCGCTGCTGTCGATCAAACGCGCCGGTGCGGATCTGATTCTGACCTACTTCGCGGAGGACGTGGCGCGACGACTGCCCGCCGGTCGGTAG
- a CDS encoding ammonium transporter, whose amino-acid sequence MEPTLLQSGEEVEMLMEAINYTWILVATFLIFFMHAGFAMLEAGQVRSKNVANQLTKNLLTWSVGVTVFFLVGATVEGLVAGDGLAFQFQSDAASWMDWLYGAVFAMTAATIVSGAVAGRAKLRAYVTYTFLLAAVIYPVVTGLTWAGEHLAYGGVVFHDFAGGMIVHGMGGIAGLTAAWILGPRMDRYNSDGSVNVIPGHSLTFAALGTLILAFGWYGFNVGTSAIIGEGAFLGDQLGRVALTTTVSMACGAMGAGLVAWLKTGKVDTLYVANGLLAGLAAITAIPDTTAWWGAFVVGGLAGVQLPLVFEFVEQYLKIDDVCAVFPVHGSAGVLGTLLFPFVAAPGVVDSVANAFISQLIGVGVITVWTVVATGLIWFVFKLAGQARVSPEHERDGLDVSEHGVDTYPEFGQPDVATDGGERFGESGSSSELRSDGGKPNDGELKMITAIIRPDKLGDVKKGLAEIGAPSLTVTNVSGRGSQPAKKGQWRGEEYTVDLHQKVKIECVVADIPAQDVVEAIGEAANTGEPGDGKIFVLPVEDAYQVRTGKTGQDAV is encoded by the coding sequence ATGGAGCCGACGCTACTACAGAGCGGGGAAGAGGTCGAGATGCTGATGGAGGCGATCAACTACACGTGGATCCTGGTTGCCACCTTCCTGATCTTCTTCATGCACGCCGGCTTCGCCATGCTCGAGGCGGGCCAGGTGCGCTCGAAGAACGTCGCCAATCAGCTGACGAAGAACCTGCTGACTTGGAGCGTCGGCGTGACGGTGTTCTTCCTGGTTGGCGCGACCGTGGAGGGTCTCGTCGCCGGAGACGGCCTCGCGTTCCAGTTCCAGAGCGATGCGGCGAGCTGGATGGACTGGCTGTACGGGGCCGTCTTCGCCATGACGGCGGCGACCATCGTTTCGGGAGCCGTCGCCGGTCGGGCGAAGCTCCGTGCGTACGTCACGTACACGTTCCTCCTGGCCGCGGTCATCTACCCGGTCGTTACCGGCCTCACGTGGGCCGGCGAACACCTCGCGTACGGCGGCGTCGTGTTCCACGACTTCGCGGGCGGGATGATCGTCCACGGCATGGGCGGCATCGCCGGTCTCACCGCCGCGTGGATCCTCGGTCCGCGCATGGACCGGTACAACAGCGACGGGAGCGTAAACGTCATTCCCGGGCACTCGCTGACCTTCGCCGCGCTCGGCACGCTGATCCTCGCCTTCGGCTGGTACGGCTTCAACGTCGGTACCTCGGCGATCATCGGCGAGGGCGCGTTCCTCGGCGACCAGCTCGGTCGCGTCGCCTTGACGACGACGGTCTCGATGGCCTGCGGTGCGATGGGGGCCGGACTCGTCGCCTGGCTCAAGACCGGCAAAGTCGATACCCTGTACGTCGCGAACGGTCTGCTGGCCGGCTTGGCCGCGATCACCGCGATCCCCGACACGACCGCGTGGTGGGGCGCGTTCGTCGTCGGCGGTCTCGCCGGCGTTCAGCTGCCGCTCGTCTTCGAGTTCGTCGAGCAATACCTGAAGATAGACGACGTCTGTGCGGTCTTCCCGGTCCACGGCTCCGCTGGGGTCCTCGGAACGCTGCTGTTCCCCTTCGTGGCCGCACCGGGCGTCGTCGATAGCGTCGCGAACGCGTTCATCTCGCAGCTGATCGGCGTCGGCGTCATCACCGTCTGGACGGTCGTCGCGACCGGCCTGATCTGGTTCGTGTTCAAGCTCGCCGGCCAGGCCCGCGTCTCGCCGGAACACGAGCGCGACGGGCTCGACGTCTCCGAACACGGTGTCGACACCTACCCCGAGTTCGGCCAGCCCGACGTCGCGACCGACGGCGGTGAGCGATTCGGAGAATCGGGATCCTCGTCAGAACTCCGTTCTGACGGCGGCAAGCCCAACGACGGCGAGCTCAAGATGATCACCGCGATCATCCGCCCCGACAAGCTCGGCGACGTCAAGAAGGGACTCGCCGAGATCGGCGCGCCGTCGCTGACGGTCACCAACGTCTCCGGCCGCGGTTCCCAGCCCGCGAAGAAGGGTCAGTGGCGCGGCGAGGAGTACACGGTCGACCTCCACCAGAAGGTCAAGATCGAGTGCGTCGTCGCCGATATCCCGGCTCAGGACGTCGTCGAGGCCATCGGCGAGGCCGCCAACACCGGCGAGCCGGGCGACGGCAAGATCTTCGTCCTGCCCGTCGAGGACGCCTACCAGGTCCGGACCGGCAAGACCGGACAGGACGCCGTCTAA
- a CDS encoding PH domain-containing protein yields MSQKRDGSALAYDEAETVDRGSDRSGRTESRRELSLLEGEEVLVDAQPTWWNWIGHAVGGGLAGLVGVIGLAAGSAAAGVLGIVTGLVIAGYIWYRRNRVRYLVTDRRLVVIAGFTARTTSETWMEDIRGLQTSTTAFSRGRGFGTVTVSHAVIPQGFSRTSALSLSGVPNYADVANTIRQRQSERKAGDY; encoded by the coding sequence ATGAGTCAGAAACGCGACGGATCGGCGTTGGCGTACGACGAAGCCGAGACGGTCGACCGCGGTTCGGACCGTTCGGGTCGGACCGAATCGCGGAGGGAGCTCTCGTTGCTCGAGGGCGAGGAGGTCCTCGTCGACGCGCAGCCGACGTGGTGGAACTGGATCGGCCACGCCGTCGGCGGCGGACTTGCCGGACTGGTCGGAGTGATCGGCCTCGCGGCCGGGAGCGCAGCGGCGGGAGTGCTCGGAATCGTCACGGGGCTCGTGATCGCGGGCTACATCTGGTATCGACGGAACCGAGTCCGCTATCTCGTCACCGACCGGCGGCTCGTCGTGATCGCGGGATTCACCGCCAGGACGACCTCCGAGACGTGGATGGAAGATATTCGCGGACTACAGACGAGTACGACCGCCTTCAGTCGCGGACGGGGGTTCGGAACCGTCACCGTCTCGCACGCGGTGATCCCGCAGGGATTCAGCCGAACGAGCGCGCTGTCGCTCTCGGGCGTGCCGAACTACGCCGACGTGGCGAACACGATCCGGCAGCGCCAGTCCGAGCGGAAGGCCGGCGACTACTGA
- the hemL gene encoding glutamate-1-semialdehyde 2,1-aminomutase → MNDDNSRDLYDRALSVMPGGVNSAVRAAIEPYPFFVQKGDGGHVIDADGNRYVDWVMGLGPLLLGHDLPEPVRAGIQQKASEGPMYGTPTEIEVDLAEFVVRHVPSVEKIRFVNSGTEATTSAVRLARGYTGRNKIVVMQGGYHGAQESTLVEGDHENSRPSSAGIPQSFAEHTLPVPFNDEDAVREVFEEHGDDIAAVLTEPILGNYGIVYPEEGYHEFLREITDEHGSLLIFDEVITGFRVGGLGCAQSEFGVTPDLTTFGKIIGGGFPVGAIGGRAEIIENFTPSGDVFQAGTFSGHPVTMAAGLETLTFAAENDVYEHVNGLGDRLRRGLTDIVADQAPSYTVTGTDSMFKVIFTREGPSPNSLEEQCPAGCRQDPTCPRYDYSPKNAGDVKNAETERWRRIFWGQMKEQGVFLSQNQFECQFVSYGHTEEDVEETLEAYKHAL, encoded by the coding sequence ATGAACGACGACAACTCACGCGACCTCTACGATCGGGCGCTGTCGGTCATGCCCGGCGGAGTCAACTCGGCGGTTCGTGCGGCGATCGAACCGTACCCGTTCTTCGTGCAGAAGGGCGACGGCGGCCACGTCATCGACGCCGACGGCAACCGCTACGTCGACTGGGTGATGGGTCTCGGCCCGCTGCTGCTCGGCCACGACCTCCCGGAACCCGTCCGGGCGGGTATCCAACAGAAGGCCAGCGAGGGGCCGATGTACGGCACCCCGACCGAGATCGAGGTCGACCTCGCGGAGTTCGTCGTCCGTCACGTCCCCAGCGTCGAGAAGATCCGCTTCGTCAACTCCGGCACCGAAGCGACCACCTCGGCGGTCCGACTCGCACGCGGCTACACCGGCCGGAACAAGATCGTCGTCATGCAGGGGGGCTACCACGGCGCCCAGGAGTCGACGCTGGTCGAGGGCGACCACGAGAACTCGCGTCCATCCTCGGCCGGGATCCCGCAGTCGTTCGCCGAGCACACGCTTCCCGTCCCGTTCAACGACGAGGACGCCGTCCGCGAGGTCTTCGAGGAGCACGGCGACGACATCGCGGCTGTCCTCACCGAACCCATCCTGGGGAACTACGGCATCGTCTACCCCGAGGAAGGGTACCACGAGTTCCTCCGTGAGATCACCGACGAGCACGGCTCGCTGCTGATCTTCGACGAGGTCATCACCGGCTTCCGCGTCGGCGGCCTCGGCTGCGCCCAGAGCGAGTTCGGCGTCACCCCCGACCTGACGACCTTCGGGAAGATCATCGGCGGCGGCTTCCCGGTCGGCGCCATCGGCGGCCGCGCCGAGATTATCGAGAACTTCACCCCCTCCGGCGACGTCTTCCAGGCCGGCACCTTTTCGGGTCACCCCGTCACGATGGCCGCCGGGCTCGAGACCCTCACGTTCGCCGCCGAGAACGACGTCTACGAGCACGTCAACGGCCTCGGCGACCGGCTCCGTCGCGGGCTGACCGACATCGTCGCCGATCAGGCGCCGAGTTATACGGTCACCGGCACCGACAGCATGTTCAAGGTGATCTTCACGCGCGAGGGACCGAGCCCCAACTCCCTCGAGGAGCAGTGTCCGGCCGGCTGCCGACAGGATCCGACCTGTCCGCGCTACGACTACAGCCCCAAGAACGCCGGCGACGTGAAAAACGCCGAGACCGAGCGCTGGCGGCGGATCTTCTGGGGCCAGATGAAAGAGCAGGGCGTCTTCCTCTCGCAGAACCAGTTCGAGTGCCAGTTCGTCAGCTACGGCCACACCGAGGAAGACGTCGAGGAGACCCTCGAGGCGTACAAGCACGCGCTGTGA
- a CDS encoding sensor histidine kinase: MRWPADADIVSPDRIPQYVIGFAAALTIVLVGEIVVYFAWGIEFVTSGQFLVGIVTSVPAIGGIAFGGYWLRNADLPPSRYPRAVGWSVGGLVIFLLVNLALIATMPTESWVHVVSWARWAVVLGAGIGLLIGCLEGRAIERTLTAERASLRAEHLAEQREYLDYLNGILRHEVLNTATIINGYASLLREEAATTDQQRRWAEIVIDESEEMSTVIDDVRILLQSTDGEVQLETVDLSRLLTDEVRKLEHKWGPVDVETSIPPEVSVRADHLVARVFGNLLSNAVEHNDAATPRVSVAVDPGPETVRVEIADNGPGITDSTLETLFERTQSRGSSHGIGLYLVRQLVTRYEGSVDVVETGPDGTTFAVELPAAAESQSTASSSASSSPPS; encoded by the coding sequence ATGCGCTGGCCCGCGGACGCCGATATCGTCTCCCCGGATCGAATCCCGCAGTACGTGATCGGCTTCGCAGCCGCACTGACGATCGTATTGGTCGGTGAGATCGTGGTATACTTCGCGTGGGGGATCGAGTTCGTCACCAGCGGGCAGTTTCTGGTCGGTATCGTCACGTCCGTTCCCGCCATCGGCGGGATCGCGTTCGGCGGGTACTGGCTCCGGAATGCGGACCTCCCGCCGAGTCGCTATCCACGGGCCGTCGGCTGGTCGGTCGGCGGACTGGTAATCTTCTTGCTCGTCAACCTCGCGCTCATCGCCACGATGCCGACCGAGTCGTGGGTGCACGTCGTCTCGTGGGCGCGGTGGGCCGTCGTACTCGGCGCCGGCATCGGCTTGCTAATCGGCTGCCTCGAGGGGCGAGCCATCGAACGCACCCTGACCGCCGAGCGCGCCTCGCTCCGGGCGGAACACTTAGCGGAGCAACGGGAGTACCTCGACTACCTCAACGGTATCCTCCGCCACGAGGTGTTGAACACGGCGACGATCATCAACGGGTACGCGTCGCTGCTCCGCGAGGAAGCGGCGACGACCGACCAACAACGACGGTGGGCCGAGATCGTGATCGACGAGTCCGAGGAGATGTCGACGGTGATCGACGACGTGCGAATCCTGTTGCAGTCGACCGACGGCGAGGTGCAACTCGAGACGGTCGACCTCTCCCGACTGCTGACCGACGAAGTGCGGAAGCTGGAACACAAGTGGGGCCCCGTCGACGTGGAGACGTCGATCCCGCCGGAGGTCTCCGTTCGGGCCGACCACCTGGTCGCTCGCGTCTTCGGGAACCTCCTCTCGAACGCGGTCGAACACAACGACGCTGCGACGCCGCGCGTCTCGGTCGCGGTCGATCCCGGCCCCGAAACCGTCCGGGTCGAAATCGCGGATAACGGCCCCGGAATCACCGACTCGACGCTCGAGACGCTCTTCGAACGCACCCAGAGTCGCGGAAGCTCCCACGGGATCGGGCTGTATCTGGTTCGCCAACTCGTGACCAGATACGAGGGCTCGGTCGACGTGGTCGAGACGGGGCCGGACGGAACGACGTTTGCGGTCGAACTTCCGGCGGCGGCCGAGTCGCAGTCGACCGCGTCCTCGAGCGCCTCCTCGTCGCCGCCGTCGTAA
- a CDS encoding nitric-oxide reductase large subunit has product MHVSRKQLATFLAVIFVANLVVMGGGAWLSYENEPEIPETIVGPDGETVATSDDVQSGKMVFQENGLMNQGSMLGRGSYYDVDYTADALELKTEHMRDYYAQEEHDTAYEDLESSERAAIDAQVREELQSSEYADGERVEYSAAEAYAHEQVRQDYVETYHEGDRERGIQDGLIPTEEEAERFADFALWTAWISHTDRPGSDVSFTNDFPYSPAAGNDAGGAVMTWSVIAMVLLIAGAGVAIWLYQAVELPEPEAAGVSIPHPKEIDLTPSQLLSTRFVLIGALLFVLQTFMGGLLAHYYVERDDFFGLHEVLGVDILEWLPWTIARTWHVDLGILWIATMWLGAGLFLAPLLTGREPRKQALYIKGLIAALLVVAVGGLAGIWLGVNNVFDGQLWWLLGNEGLEYLEIGRVWQAGLLVGFLGWTALVARGFKPLLDREPRYGLAHMIVYAGGSIGLLFTAGFLYTPKTNFVITEFWRWWVVHMWVEGVFEFFILVVIALTLVSMNLLSKKSAEKAVIFQAALVMGSGIIGVSHHYWWAGLPEVWLPIGSVFSTLEFIPLLFILYEALGQYRAMDAAGTDFPYRMAFYFIVASSVWNFFGAGVIGFFINLPVISYFESGTYLTVAHAHGAMFGAFGFLAMGMAVYILRVTTRDARWSDRRLRWSFWLCNAGLALMLFLSLLPVGFLQLEVAFTEGYAASRSLEFYDGGLVQTLFWLRMPGDTLLIAGAIVFAWDVVVKLLFQRKPTAEETRSHVIADRIFGDDAVDPVDPASDDD; this is encoded by the coding sequence ATGCACGTCTCCAGAAAGCAACTGGCCACGTTCCTCGCGGTGATCTTCGTCGCGAACCTCGTCGTGATGGGCGGCGGGGCGTGGCTCTCCTACGAGAACGAACCCGAGATACCGGAGACGATCGTCGGCCCGGACGGCGAGACCGTCGCGACCAGCGACGACGTCCAGTCCGGGAAGATGGTCTTCCAGGAGAACGGGTTGATGAACCAGGGCTCGATGCTCGGTCGCGGTAGTTACTACGACGTCGACTACACCGCCGACGCCCTCGAGTTGAAGACCGAGCACATGCGCGACTACTACGCGCAAGAAGAGCACGACACGGCCTACGAGGACCTCGAGTCGTCCGAACGGGCCGCGATCGACGCGCAGGTCCGGGAGGAGCTGCAGTCGAGCGAGTACGCCGACGGCGAGCGGGTCGAGTACTCCGCCGCGGAAGCGTACGCCCACGAGCAGGTGCGCCAGGACTACGTCGAGACGTACCACGAGGGCGACCGCGAGCGCGGGATTCAGGACGGACTGATCCCGACCGAAGAGGAGGCCGAGCGGTTCGCCGACTTCGCGCTGTGGACCGCCTGGATCTCCCACACCGATCGGCCCGGTTCGGACGTCTCCTTTACGAACGACTTCCCGTACTCGCCGGCCGCGGGTAACGACGCCGGCGGCGCGGTGATGACCTGGAGCGTCATCGCGATGGTGTTACTGATCGCCGGCGCCGGGGTCGCCATCTGGCTCTACCAGGCCGTCGAACTCCCCGAACCGGAGGCCGCGGGCGTCTCGATCCCCCACCCGAAGGAGATCGATCTCACCCCGAGCCAGCTGCTGAGCACCAGATTCGTCCTCATCGGCGCGCTGCTGTTCGTCCTCCAGACGTTCATGGGCGGACTGCTCGCCCACTACTACGTCGAGCGCGACGACTTCTTCGGGCTCCACGAGGTCCTCGGCGTCGACATCCTCGAGTGGCTCCCGTGGACGATCGCTCGCACGTGGCACGTCGACCTGGGGATCCTCTGGATCGCCACGATGTGGCTCGGCGCCGGCCTCTTCCTCGCGCCGCTGCTGACGGGCCGCGAGCCGCGCAAGCAGGCGCTGTACATCAAGGGCCTGATCGCCGCGTTACTGGTCGTCGCCGTCGGCGGCCTCGCCGGCATCTGGCTCGGCGTCAACAACGTCTTCGACGGACAGCTGTGGTGGCTGCTGGGTAACGAGGGCCTGGAGTACTTGGAGATCGGTCGCGTCTGGCAGGCCGGCCTGCTGGTCGGTTTCCTCGGCTGGACCGCGCTCGTTGCGCGTGGCTTCAAGCCCTTGCTCGATCGCGAGCCCCGCTACGGGCTCGCCCACATGATCGTCTACGCGGGCGGCTCGATCGGCCTGCTGTTCACGGCCGGCTTCCTCTACACGCCGAAGACGAACTTCGTCATCACGGAGTTCTGGCGCTGGTGGGTCGTCCACATGTGGGTCGAGGGCGTCTTCGAGTTCTTCATCCTCGTCGTCATCGCCCTGACGCTGGTCTCGATGAACCTCCTCTCGAAGAAATCGGCCGAGAAGGCCGTCATCTTCCAGGCCGCGCTGGTCATGGGCAGCGGCATCATCGGCGTCTCCCACCACTACTGGTGGGCCGGCCTCCCCGAGGTCTGGCTGCCGATCGGCAGCGTCTTCTCGACGCTCGAGTTCATCCCGCTCCTCTTCATCCTCTACGAGGCGCTGGGACAGTACCGCGCGATGGACGCCGCCGGGACGGACTTCCCCTACCGGATGGCGTTCTACTTCATCGTCGCCTCGTCCGTCTGGAACTTCTTCGGGGCCGGCGTCATCGGCTTCTTCATCAACCTGCCGGTGATCAGCTACTTCGAGAGCGGGACCTACCTCACGGTCGCCCACGCCCACGGCGCGATGTTCGGCGCCTTCGGCTTCCTCGCGATGGGGATGGCCGTCTACATCCTCCGGGTGACCACCCGCGACGCACGCTGGTCCGACCGGCGGCTGCGCTGGTCGTTCTGGCTGTGCAACGCCGGGCTGGCGCTGATGCTGTTCCTCTCGCTGCTCCCCGTCGGCTTCCTCCAGCTCGAGGTCGCCTTCACGGAGGGCTACGCGGCCTCGCGCAGCCTCGAGTTCTACGACGGCGGGCTCGTCCAGACGCTGTTCTGGCTGCGCATGCCCGGTGACACCCTCCTGATCGCCGGCGCGATCGTCTTCGCCTGGGACGTCGTCGTGAAGCTCCTCTTCCAGCGGAAGCCGACCGCCGAGGAGACCCGCAGCCACGTCATCGCCGACCGGATCTTCGGCGACGACGCCGTCGATCCCGTCGATCCGGCCAGCGACGACGACTGA
- a CDS encoding DUF5789 family protein, producing the protein MSHIDDSADEVRSLEIGAVSRLFEETTFPMTTEEVLTEFADVEIAYPRRSEPLRVILETSGHETYESADELELAILNGVRRDAVGRPRYSDRGDSPHDTDEQLRMQQSF; encoded by the coding sequence ATGAGCCACATCGACGACAGCGCCGACGAGGTCAGATCGCTCGAGATCGGGGCCGTGAGCCGGCTGTTCGAGGAGACGACGTTCCCGATGACGACCGAGGAAGTTCTGACGGAGTTCGCCGACGTCGAGATCGCCTACCCGCGCCGGTCGGAGCCGCTCCGGGTGATCCTCGAGACCTCGGGTCACGAGACCTACGAGAGCGCCGACGAACTCGAGTTGGCGATCCTAAACGGCGTCCGGCGCGACGCGGTCGGGCGGCCCCGGTACAGCGACCGCGGGGACAGCCCCCACGATACCGACGAACAGCTGCGGATGCAGCAGTCGTTCTGA
- a CDS encoding YciE/YciF ferroxidase family protein translates to MSTTATTARDALTAQLERLYAIERELQSALETLSTDVSIDTLDEIRALECREQLQYVIDQHREETETHVDRIERAFDALGAEPKTRPVPALDGLLADKEAFNNVVLNDGLRPLFYIQTTLQLEAVECTAYETTMALAGALEDGEEGDETTGAGDAVVDALEHNYDDERRMRTDLEELADGEAVETLLAASPIDDAPRESLDRSRRERSHPDRHGATDP, encoded by the coding sequence ATGAGTACCACAGCGACCACAGCACGCGACGCACTGACGGCCCAACTCGAACGACTGTACGCCATCGAACGGGAGCTGCAATCGGCCCTCGAGACGCTGTCGACCGACGTCTCGATCGACACGCTCGACGAGATACGCGCCCTGGAGTGTCGCGAGCAGCTCCAGTACGTCATCGACCAGCACCGCGAGGAGACCGAGACGCACGTCGACCGGATCGAACGCGCCTTCGACGCCCTCGGCGCCGAACCGAAGACGCGCCCCGTGCCGGCCCTCGACGGCCTGCTCGCCGACAAGGAGGCGTTCAACAACGTCGTCCTGAACGACGGGCTCCGACCGCTGTTCTACATCCAGACGACGCTCCAGCTCGAGGCCGTCGAGTGTACGGCCTACGAGACGACGATGGCGCTGGCCGGCGCGCTCGAGGACGGCGAGGAGGGCGACGAGACGACCGGTGCCGGCGATGCCGTCGTCGACGCGCTCGAACACAACTACGACGACGAGCGGCGGATGCGGACGGACCTCGAGGAGCTCGCCGACGGCGAGGCCGTCGAGACCCTGCTGGCCGCGAGTCCGATCGACGACGCGCCCCGAGAATCGCTCGATCGATCCCGGCGGGAGCGATCGCACCCGGACCGACACGGAGCGACCGATCCATGA
- a CDS encoding YciE/YciF ferroxidase family protein, giving the protein MNVETLEDLFGLQLQHAYYAERAHVELLSEMADAAPTDDLREVLADHRAETDAQVDRLEDVFAALGRHPRASRTRSIDGLVESWHEHRSGSDGDPAVPSALEIALTGERLEIRAYESLLTLAGRLAYADDVVEPLETTLAEERAAVEALEEVETEESILKTLALEEG; this is encoded by the coding sequence ATGAACGTCGAAACGCTCGAGGACCTGTTCGGCCTGCAGCTCCAGCACGCCTACTACGCCGAACGGGCGCACGTCGAACTGCTCTCGGAGATGGCCGACGCGGCGCCGACCGACGACCTCCGCGAGGTACTCGCCGACCACCGCGCGGAGACCGACGCCCAGGTCGACCGGCTCGAGGACGTCTTCGCGGCGCTCGGTCGACACCCGCGGGCGAGTCGAACGCGGTCGATCGACGGGCTGGTCGAGTCGTGGCACGAGCACCGATCGGGGTCGGACGGCGATCCCGCGGTCCCGAGCGCCCTCGAGATCGCGCTCACGGGCGAACGGCTCGAGATCCGCGCCTACGAATCGCTGCTGACCCTCGCCGGTCGGCTGGCCTACGCCGACGACGTCGTCGAGCCGCTCGAGACGACGTTGGCCGAGGAACGGGCGGCGGTCGAGGCGCTCGAGGAGGTCGAAACGGAGGAATCGATTCTGAAAACCCTCGCGCTCGAGGAGGGATAA
- a CDS encoding cupin domain-containing protein: MTSLSTTAAISNPVTGERIAFRERTEAGLRFEYALEPDGFAVGKVDHVHPGQRERIAVEAGRLGVRIGGDEWTATPGTRFAVPPGSDHTIWNDGDEPVRTTIELRPALESNRLFETLFGLAREGKTNGWGLPGPLQLAVIADAYRDEFALARVPLALQRALATATAPAGRLAGYRARYDRFSTE, translated from the coding sequence GTGACTTCGCTATCGACGACGGCCGCCATCTCGAACCCGGTCACCGGCGAACGGATCGCGTTTCGAGAGCGAACGGAAGCGGGGCTGCGATTCGAGTACGCGCTCGAGCCCGACGGGTTCGCCGTCGGCAAGGTCGATCACGTCCACCCCGGCCAGCGGGAACGGATCGCGGTCGAAGCCGGCCGACTCGGCGTTCGCATCGGGGGCGACGAGTGGACGGCGACGCCGGGGACTCGCTTCGCGGTGCCGCCCGGCTCCGACCACACGATCTGGAACGACGGCGACGAGCCGGTTCGCACGACTATCGAACTGCGGCCCGCACTCGAGTCCAACCGGCTCTTCGAGACGCTGTTCGGGCTCGCTCGAGAGGGGAAGACCAACGGCTGGGGGCTGCCGGGGCCGCTGCAACTCGCCGTGATCGCCGACGCCTACCGCGACGAGTTCGCCCTCGCGCGCGTTCCGCTCGCGCTCCAGCGGGCGCTCGCGACGGCGACCGCTCCCGCCGGTCGGCTGGCGGGCTATCGGGCCCGCTACGATCGGTTCAGCACCGAGTAG